In Chryseobacterium wanjuense, the genomic stretch AAAAAAATGGCAACAATTATAAGAACAGGATAAATGCTTTTATTGCTTTTTTCCGGCTCGGATATTTTCAGATTAATTGTACTCACAAGACTGCTGTTCTTTACTTTTTCTTTGACAATGCCGATACTGTCTGCCAAATGCTTTTGTCTCCATGAATAAATCGTAGCGTTTTCAAAATCTTTTAATTGCCCGTAAGATGCGGAAATCATAGGGTAAATTTCGTAAAGGATATACACTTTATGGCTCTGTTTAGCCTTAGAAATTGCTTCTGAGAGATACTTTATCGCAGGATGATAATTTTCAGCCACATTTTCTACAGCCCCTTTTATGATGAGATTTCGCAGCATAAAATCATCATTGGGATAGGAAACCAACAGCTCATCAATTTTAGTTATATACTTTCTGGCACTGGTAATGTCTTCTGCAAGCGCCGTAGACCACGCTAAGGATTCGAGTGCATAAATGAGAGTGAATTTTTTATATATGTTGGAATCTTCAAGGCTAAGAGCTTCGGAATACGCCTGCTTTTTATATGATAAAACGGAAGCCATGTTTTTGCTGATGCCTTCATTATTCACCAACAATTCAGCTTTTGATAAAAGGATAAAGATAGTATTGATCTTTTTTTCATCACTATTATCCACAAGCTTGTTATAGTTTTCGGACTGGACCAGGATTTGTTTTGCATTGAAAAAATCGCCAAGTTGGACAAGTAATCTCTGGTAAATCAATGACAAACGGCATAAGGTATTTTTATCATTCTGAGATTTTGCCAAATCAATGCCTTCATTAATTTTCTTTAAAGCAGATTCAAAATCCGCATTATTACAATACATATTAGCCTCTTCAACAATAGACCTTGCCTTTCCGGGAATAAATCCGGCCTCTTGTGAAAGGTAATAAAGGTCGGTGGTATTTTTAAGCGTGATCTGCTGATTAAAATTTCCGGTGAGATAACCACGATCAATTAGTCTGGTCAGGCTGTCAATTTTAGATTCACTTGCCTGAGCAAAACTGTTGTGGAACGAAAAAAATATTACTAAGAATAAAACTACCCTACATATTGTAAAATTATACATAATATTTTATTGATTAACAAATATAAACAACCGATAACCAATTACACATTATAAAAAGTAATTAAATTGTTATTATTCATTAATAATATTCAAGCTGAAAAATTATGTTTTTTGGGATTGTTTTTGTGCTGTTTATTTAATTCAATATTTCATTCATTTCCGTTAAAATAATAGGTTTCCCGTCGGTCACGACAATCGTATGTTCGTGTTGTGCCATGTATCCGCCTTTGTTTCCTACCATCGTCCATCCATCTTTGAGCTCTACGGCAAGATTTGAATCTGTAGAAATAAAAGTTTCAATCGCCACCACAGAATTTTTCCTGAAACGTCTGGAATCAAAACGGTTTTTGTAATTCAGCAATTCGTCGGGCTGCTCGTGGAGGCTTCTTCCGACACCATGTCCCGCAAGGTTTTTAATGACTTTTAAGCCTCGTTTTTTGGCTTCATTTTCCATCAGAAATCCTACATCGGCAATTTTCACCCCTCCTTTTATCGTATCGATGGCTTTTTGTAAAATTTCTTTGGAAGCATCGACCAATTTTTGATGTTGATGAATATCTTTTCCAATCACAAACGATCCTCCATTATCCGCCCAAAAGCCGTCAAGCTCTGCCGAGACATCGATATTAATTAAGTCTCCTTCTTCCAAAACCCTTTTATCCGTAGGAATCCCGTGACAAAACTCATTGTTGACACTGATGCACGTCCAACCCGGAAAACCATACGTGAGGTAAGGTGCCGATTTTGCTCCGAAATCAGAAAGAATCTTCGCCCCGTATTCATCGAGATCTTTTGTAGTCATGCCCGGCTGCGCATAATTAATCATTTCTTTTAAAGTGTAGGCAACCGCTTCGCTTACTTTCTGCATCCCGATTAATTCCTGTTCGTTTGTAA encodes the following:
- the map gene encoding type I methionyl aminopeptidase, with the protein product MSITNEQELIGMQKVSEAVAYTLKEMINYAQPGMTTKDLDEYGAKILSDFGAKSAPYLTYGFPGWTCISVNNEFCHGIPTDKRVLEEGDLINIDVSAELDGFWADNGGSFVIGKDIHQHQKLVDASKEILQKAIDTIKGGVKIADVGFLMENEAKKRGLKVIKNLAGHGVGRSLHEQPDELLNYKNRFDSRRFRKNSVVAIETFISTDSNLAVELKDGWTMVGNKGGYMAQHEHTIVVTDGKPIILTEMNEILN
- a CDS encoding helix-turn-helix transcriptional regulator encodes the protein MYNFTICRVVLFLVIFFSFHNSFAQASESKIDSLTRLIDRGYLTGNFNQQITLKNTTDLYYLSQEAGFIPGKARSIVEEANMYCNNADFESALKKINEGIDLAKSQNDKNTLCRLSLIYQRLLVQLGDFFNAKQILVQSENYNKLVDNSDEKKINTIFILLSKAELLVNNEGISKNMASVLSYKKQAYSEALSLEDSNIYKKFTLIYALESLAWSTALAEDITSARKYITKIDELLVSYPNDDFMLRNLIIKGAVENVAENYHPAIKYLSEAISKAKQSHKVYILYEIYPMISASYGQLKDFENATIYSWRQKHLADSIGIVKEKVKNSSLVSTINLKISEPEKSNKSIYPVLIIVAIFLLIGGYVLYNKTQSRPVKKQDTLKVMKNADTETSADRQLEISKKMVNLAKADINVFYIEFQKVYPTFYQSLKEKYDLNISDLNFCTLIKMNFEIKQIAVYTNSTLRSVESRRYRIMKKMNLKSQNDLYILLSKL